The nucleotide window TATGTGTGAGCTCCTGCTGCTGAGTCAGCCACCAGTGGCTTCTTCTCCTAGTGCCCAGCCTGTTGCTTTCGCGCCACCCGTCGTGGTCCGGTTGCCGCTGCACCtcctcttctcttctcttctcttctcttctcttctcttctcttcccCCCAACAAGGCGGAAAGGGACTCTCCATCATTAAAAACTCAGTCTCTTCAACCAACTTGCGCGACATTCCGGGTAGCGGGCATTCTAACTAATCTATGTGCATCAACATTGCTTGCGGGTTGCTCGTCGACGAGCTCACAGCTCTGAAACTTCTGCTTCCTGTCATTGATCTCATGTAAGATCATGCAATACTTACCGAGATGGACCGAGTTCTTCGGGTCATTTCGAGACCATGCAATACTTACCGAGATGGACCGAGGCACCCAAAAATAAGCCAGTCTCATTTCGGCAAACTATGCCCACCGCCCGGTGTTGGATGATTTTGCCACTGCATCATCAATGTTCATCTTTACCTCTCCCGCTGCTGGCCGAATCCATGACGTACTGTGCCCCGTCGCCGGAGCTCTAGTGGGTCTGGAACCTTGGTTCATGGCTGGAGATCTTGGAGCTCATGCAAATACCTCTCGATGAAATGATGTATAGATAGTGGCCTTTATAGCGCGTTTGAGAGCGGCACTGAAGCTCATCGATGGAGGCCCCATACGCGACACAACTGCAACCAATGCGGGAGCAGTGCGTCCTGGACGGCACATCGGCTGTAGTTGGGGCGGCCGGGCACATGCCAGTAGAGAGCACCGATGGTGTCTGCTCACGCGCGGGTATGAACCCACCTACACCCCCTGTTTGTCCATATATATTTTCTATGAAGATGGATTTTTGATTCGTGCATGGCAGTTTGCATTGCAGTTTGTAGGAAATTGTACAAATTTTAGTATGGTAGTTTGTACGGGAAATTTTAGAAATGATTAAGATGTATGCAGTTTGTATGAAGTTTGGGTGGTGATTAACATGTAGCCATTACTTAAGATGTATGGCAGTTTCTAGGGAAATTGTAGAAATGTTTTTAAGCCCAGATGGTGTGGGCAACTAAAACTTTTTCACATGACATTCTTTGTATGATTGTGTTTGTTTTATTCACATGACAATGTGTTTTCTCGTGCCAACTCTGTAGGTAATCACCACAACATCATATAAATATTTGATTCATGATATTTTTGCCATGCGCAAATTTGTTATAGGCACCACAAAAATTTATATTATACTTACCATGGCAAGTAAACTATAATTACCATGGGAAATAAACTAGGTTTACCATGTCAAATATATTTGTAGGGTAGCATGGCAATTTATTATAACACCATGGCAGTTTTATTTAGATAGACCATTCAAAACATGGCAGAAAAATCATATGGCAAATTGAAAACATATCCGTTTTCGTTTAGTTAAACATGGCTTTTTTTATAACAAATTGTATTGGTCACATGGCATTTATGTGTGAAGTGACATTGCAATTTTTTGAAGAAGATCATACGGCAAATTCAAAACATAGCAGAAAAATCATATGACAAACTCAAAAACATGGAAGTTTTTGTTTAGTGGAACATGGCAGATTTTTAGAGCAAATTATTATTTTTGGTCACATAGCGTATTTTGTGTGAAGTGGAATGGCAAAACTATCATGCATCAATAAGTTCTTGTCAATTATTTTTTGTTTCGAGATAGTATCAACTTATGAAGATTTTTGGATACAAATCTTTGTACTAGGTTTATGGCAAGTTCACATGTGCATACAATGTCCACATGGCTAATTATTAGAGCTTGTCATTGCAAATAATTATTTAACATGACAATTTTCTAGAGTTTTTCTTAATGTCCCATGAGAAATTGTATTTTTTTACATCACAAATATATAGAGTTGTCATGGCATATAATGTTCTTTAATATGGCAAATCGTTGTTTTTATAACAAATTTGTGCTAATGTTGTCATGTTTAAATTTCAGTATAGGTAGCATGGTATTTTTACCTATTTTAGACCATGACATTTTAACTCGTTAGACCATGTCATTTTTATTAGCCTGACCATGGTAGTTTTATTGTTAAGATGATGGCAGTTTTCGTTATTAATAAGGTGGCAGTTGAACATGGCATTTTTTAGCATATAGTGTTTTTTAATGTAAAAACTTAGGTACAAACATCGCACCCACTTTTTTGTGTGCATACAACgttttttaattttttatatatttttgtGAACACTTTAATTTTATAGACATTTTTAaaattttatatattttttagGTGAATTTAATTTTATAGATATGTTAAATTTGTATAAACTGGACTTTTTTGGGTATGAACTGGACCTTCTTTTGGTCCAACTAGAAGAGAGTAACACCGGCCTCTCAACATTTAGGGACCATATTGGCGTCCTTTTACTATGCATTTATTATACTTCCTTCGATCATTTTTAGtttgcatataagatttgtctgAAATCAAATCTTctaagtttgaccaactttatagaaaaaataCCAATCATCACAACGTGAAATCAGTATCATTAGATGCGTCATGACTTTAATTTTCATAATGTATAACTTTCGCGTTATAaatgttgatattttttaatataaatatgatcaaactttataaagtttgacttcagGCAATTCTTATATACGAATTTTTTTTTATATACAGAGTAAAAAGGACATGAGGGAGTAGTGAAAGAAATAGGTAGTGACATCGGAGTAGTGGAATACTACTCACGCACCGCTCGGCATCCCTCGCCGCTGCCGCCCCCCTCCTGCTCCTCTTCCTCGGCCTCGTCCACCGCCCGCGCTCTGCTTCGGGCGCGGCGGGGAGGAGGGGCGCGGCTAGGCTTGGATGGCGAGCACCGCACCTGCGGCTACAGCAACACGCCCCCGAGGCGACGCATTCGATTCAAGGGCGTTTCTTCTTGCCGAGAGAGGATTCTTCAGTTCTTGGCGTGCTCTTCCTCTCTGATATCGAAAGATCTcagatagtagtagtagtacCAATCTTGGTAGTTCCAATGCTGTATGTACTCTGGAGATAGCTTCTCAAGTGAAATTCCGGGGGAATTTTTGTACCAAGATGTAGCTCCAAGGAGCAAGCAAGTGTGTAAATCAATCTCCCTGCTGCCTGATGGTACAAATAATAAAGATTTTGAAGTCCAATGTATCTTATGTTATTATCATGCATGTACTGTGTGATTGAACAAACTAACAGGGTCGACGCCAAAGATTCTTGGAGAAGTCGATACATGGATGGAAAGAAGACATCAGGTGAGTTTCCCTTCACAACTTTGGAAACAGCACATGAATTTTGAAATCCTCACTTTTGTAAATTCTTATGTATGAATGCACTGACAGAGTAACAGGTCGACGCATGAGATTGATTCTTAGGAAAGTTGATGCATGAAACAGAGATTGGGCAATAAAGCGAGCCCAAGAGTTGGTTTCATGGTGGCGATTACAAAAGGTAGGTTGCTGCTATGCAGTTTTCCTCCCAACTTTGGAAAACAACAGTTGATTCTGATGCCAACAGAAAACTGCATCCATCCAGAAAACACCACAGCAACAGGTCAGCAAAGGAGATTGATTCTTACAAAAGTCAATGCATGAAACGGAGACAAGGTGACAAAGTGAGCTCAAGAGTTGGTTTCATTCAGGTGGCCAATACGAAAGGTAAGATTGATGCTATATTTTCCCTTCACAACTTTGGAAGACACTTGCAAAGTTGCAGGAACGGAAAATTGGCATCACAGTTGTTTACAAAAAGATTACGCCCCCGGTGCTAAGAGTCTGTTCCCTCTATAAACTTCATCCATCCATCCAATAGCATCTGATGCTTTTAATCCTCCTCTTACGAAGAGCACATCAGATACACAAAAGGCAGCTCAGGCGGCCAGCCTGTAATAGCTTCAGAGTCAATTACTCCCAGAACATACATATAGGGGCCAATGATAAATTAAGTCCCACTCGGACCAACCAAAAAATGACGAGCCTTGTATCATGCAGTGAACTTAAGCCAGTCAAGGCTTGCCGTCGATGGCTTGCTTGAGCTTCCTCCCTAGCATGTAGGAGAGGGGAGGCGGCACAGCGTTCCCGATCTGCCGGTGCTTGCTCTGGATGTTGCCAGCGAAATGGTATCCATCAGGGAAGCCCTGCGAGCACATTCATGTCAGTCATGTCATGGGATTGGATCAGAGATCTTCAGAATATATCAGCAGATGCATTCGATTCATAGCATAATGCATTAGGTTCTGATCTGCCTACAGATCACGGACAAGGCCATTGTGCTTGTACAAATGCATAATTATGATCCAATTATTTGATAAAATGGTTCAGTCTAGTACTCTAGTAGCAGCATTGATGGGAACAAAAACTAGTATGAACTATATGCTTCATTTTAGTCAAGCGTAAATGTCCAGGCACCAGGGGTATATTACTGTCTACTAGAGTCTATGCAATATTAGCACTACGATCTGATTCTCATAAAATAGCTCAATCTTAAACCCTGGTAGAAGCAACGATGGGGAACAAAAACTACTGTGAACTCTGAAGTCTGAACCGTATGCTTCATTTTAGTCAAGTGTAATTTTCAAAGCACCAGCAGGTGTATTACTGTGTAGTAATCTATGCAGTGGTATCATTTTTGGGAGTATATATGTTGGCAAAGTATTTTACCTGGGATCGGGCGCACTCACGAACAGTGATGATCCTGTCCTGATCAGGGTGGAAGCACATGCCGACCTTGCCCATTGGCTGGGGATCTGTCACAGATGTGGGGAAGTTGCCCTCCCAATCCAACCTCCCGTACAAGCCTTTCCACTGGTTGTGCCTCTTGGCCGTGTTCGGCAAGCACCAAGGGATCAACTCCACCGTTTGCCCTGTCGATAGCTTCACCTGCACGCACAGCATGATGAAAATCAGCTATCAGTACATCACATGATTGGCTACCAACAAACAAGGCGGTAGAAAGCAGCAGAAAAGGATTTGCGTCGAATGAAAAAGAAAATGGCAGAATGCTACCTTCTCATCTGGGAGGTCATGCCAGTCACAGCCAGGGCGCTTCGGGATGTGCTTGCACCTTATGAGATTGAGCTCATTCATTTCTTTAGCTATGTGATCACTCAGCGAAGATGCATCACCTCGAATCTTCTTCTGGAACCAGGAGACAGGCTCACTTGCATACTACAGCACACAAGGGAGAAAATTCAGCTTGTGCATATCAAGCAAGAGCACTGACACAACGGACTGAAGTGGGAGTAGGGATGTACTATACACCTACCGGTATTGTTGGTTTGCTGGCACCATTCTCCACCGGCGGCAGATCACCAATTGTATCCCTGACTGTTATAGAGCGGAAAGGAGCCCCTCCAGCAGTGCTCTTAGCAGCGGCATAGTATTTCCCTTCTGGTAGATTGATTTTCAGCTCAGGGCTGGAGAAGACGTGCATCGGTTCAGGCCAATCAGGAAGGGTCTCCCCAGGTGCAGCAGCCCAGATGAATGCCCTTTTCCTGGACTGTGCAACACCATAAGCACCTGCCTCTAAAATCCCAAACCGAACCTATAAAAAATGCAGAGAAGTTTAGAACATGTGGGAATGAAGGAATGCCATATAGTACAAGCAAAAACAGAGGAGAGCAAGTGTCAAGCACCTGGTATCCCATCTCCAGCAGTGATGCTAGTGTCAGTCTGAAGGTCTGGCCTTTGTTGAATGAAACAAAGTTCCTAACATTTTCCAAAAGGAAGAACCTAGGCCGGAAATACTCCGCAAAGGACAGGAATGCCAAAATCATCTCACACTGAACTTTGCTCCATGGACTTTGGTTGAATCTGTTCATTCCAGAGAACCCCTGAGAAAAGATGGACAGAGTGTCAAGCAGCAGCACTGAAGATTAACAAAGCATCGAGCATTCTCCTGGCATATAGATGAAACAACCAACCTGGCATGGAGGGCCACCATTGATGAACTCTACTTCACCTGGCACAGGGAGATTTTTAATCTTTTCATCTGAAAGTTTAGCTGCCCGTTCAGAAGCCTCGGTAGTTGAGATGCAATCATCAACATCACCACACTTGTCCATTATTGCCCTGCAAAGGCAAATGGTCACATGTGAGTTGGGAGATACAGGAATAATAGGTTTAGTGCGTCCAAAGGGGGGAAAGGTGGCTGCATACTTCAGAATCACATTGCAGTTCTCCACAAATACCACTGCCTCTGGATGATTTTCACCAAATGCATCCCCAGCAGGTTCTTCATATTCAATTGCCCATTTTGTACGTGATGCGCCTGTAAAGTCAAATGATCAGAAAGTATATGGAGGCCAAGTTTGTTCTATCTTCCAGCAAGCATCTAATAAAAAACATGCAGATGGAAATATAATTACCAGATAGCTGCAACCCTTCAGACAAACCTCCACAGCCAGCAAAAATATCAAGGGTTGCAAGACAGTTTTCTGGTGTCACATTCTTCTGTTTGTCAGAATCAGCTTGCAAAACGTCACAAATCTGCTTTCCTTTATTCTTTTTTACAGCCTGTGCCTTCCTTGTCAGGATCGTGAGCTTAACATTGGTCGGTAGCTGGTTCAAAGACAAGACAGGCTCAGTCAACTATCTGAAGCAGTTTCTCAACAAAATAAATGCAAAGTAACTGGTGAAGATCAAAAGCTGAATTTTGGCAATAACTAACCTGCTTGAGAGCTCCAGTCTTAGGGTCATAAAGATATTCACAGTAAAAGGCATGATCAACCACTACTGGAAGATTTGGGTTTGGAAGGTCGTTCTTTGCTGTAACCTCACATTTCCCCTCTATCATCACAACTGGCACACTCACTACATCTTCACTGTAGTAAACCTGGATCATCAAACAACAAAGAATAAATATTAAAGACCAAATGTACAAACCAAAAGGTTATGAGGAATAACAGGCGTATGACGATCGCTATGCAGATAAACAACAATGAAGTGAATATTTTTGAAGTGAATACTAGACCTTAAACAACAAGGCAAAAAGCAACAAACCTCTCTGATGTCTGAAGAGTAAGCTTTAGCTGATGAAATATCATCTGGCCTGTATAACCTTCTTACACTGACTTTGGTTGATTCTGGATTAGCTTTCTTCGATCCAGCAGAAGCTTTGATACTCTGCAGGTGACACACCACATAAGGCTTCAGGCCTACATTTCTTCCAGCCTTGTAGGTCCCCTGACCCTCGACTTCAGAGAAAAACTCAGGCCTGATGTACAGAAAGTCATGAACACTGTATGTAACATTCTTGAGGACAAAGCTGGTCTCTGATAATATCTTGAATTCATCACCAACTGCTTCTCGCTCCTCACAAGAACTACAGCGGCCAGTTCCAGTGCCCAGTTTATCAGAAGGGAGGGAGAAAAAGGCACCTTTCTCAGGACAGTATAAGCTTTTGCAGATATACTCCACAGGCAAACCTTTCCTCTTCCTGTCCTCTGCCTTGGCCCTCTCCATCTTAATAGCTTCTAAATGCTCCTTTCTGCACTTGTGGCCCCAAGGAACCTGCTGAAAATTGACGGACACTGATTCCTTGATGTCACTTGTTTCGAATTCCAAACAACCATTAGTAAAGAAAACCTCTCGTTCATTTGCAGCATTGCCAAGGACAGTGTGTGAACCCTTTTGCAGAATTCTTCCATGGATCATTTGTGTACCATCATGTTTCTCATGCATATACTCAACAAAACACATGATGGTTTCTCCTGAATCATCTTCTAGTGTGACTGCCCCACCAACAGCAATACTGAGATCTCGAACTCTAGCACATTTGTACAGAACTTCTCCAGAGAGTGTTTTCCCAACTGTTTGGCCCTCCCATTCAATTTCTTTACAAGCATTTGTTGATGACTTTTTAGACCTCGTTGATGGTGGGGTCCTAAAAACAGCTTCCTCGTCAACTTTAACCTCCACCTCAGCATCATCATCTTCATTCTCTTCCTGTTCCTCCTCAATTTCCTTCTGGTCATCATTCTCATCTCCCTCCTTGGAATCCTCTGGGAAATGAGTTGCATAGTAATCACTCCATATCTTGCTGATCAACCCTGTAGTTGTCGCACGCATAAGTTTTCTTTTAAGtattgggcccatatttgcactTGGGTTCAGATTCTCTCCCCTTGTTGcctgattttttttcttcatCGCTAGTTTTATGTGCCTTCGTTCTTCCATCTTTGCAAGAAGTCCAGTGATGAAGGCACTTTGTTGAATAGTCCTTTCTGGATAACTTGCAAACTGCTGAAGAATTATCTGTCCATGCACCACAACATATCTTTCAACAAGCGCTGCATTTGTTGAAATAAATGCACAGTGCCCTTTCTCAAATTCGGCTACTCTCTTAACAACATCAGCGAAAGCAAGTTTGGAAGCGCGAGTTTGTTCTTTTAGAAGGGCGATGACACTGACAGCCAGCCTTGCTGTTTTAAGGACAGTGTCACACCATGGCGCATACTGCTTTGTTGGCTGGCGTAATTTGTACCTGAAATAATTGAGATCCATATGTAAGTTAGAGGGAGCTTTCATCGGAAGAAATTGCAAGATTCTGTGCATAAAATAAAATACAAATTTCAAGACAGAAGATCCGAAATGCATGGCAAGCTATTGAGCAAGTGTGCTTGTAATACAGAGGTAACTGGAGTTGCAGGAGTATTTACCAAGCTATGTCAGTTCGAATTAATATGCAGATCATTTCACCACCAAATTCTACAACCCATTCCTTGATTGGACTTAGATAAACTGCAATCCCTTTATCTTCCTGGTCAGATTTACTTGAGGAAGAAGATGACTGTGTTGACTCGGCTGTTGAACAGAAGTTATGATCATCTTCTCTCATAAAACCAGACCCAAAGATCACTATGTCATTTTCAGCACCTGCCTTCATAGGAATGAGCTCCAAAGGGATAAGTCTGGCATCTGAATTATACAGAGCCCAATTGTTGAGTATTCTTGTTGGCAGTTCCTCCACAAGCATGGCATCTTCGCTGTCAAGCATGTACTCATCCATTTCTACGCTA belongs to Triticum urartu cultivar G1812 chromosome 7, Tu2.1, whole genome shotgun sequence and includes:
- the LOC125523558 gene encoding DNA (cytosine-5)-methyltransferase 1A-like, yielding MTKFPHLASTAGTKRRRPKLHKTEDETEDDNNINKENNGTTNNGHDTIVSKRPKRTAACSNFKQKAVYLSEEDMLVTIKDIRIEEETEAVRLTKTGPEDKKPRRKLCDFILHDGDGNPQPFEMSRSDGISITAVVMPFDADMKKPREKGIRCERFGPIKDWAISGYKENTVIIWLSTELADYECVKPASSYRSFFDLFSQKAHICVEVYRKLVRSVGGNPLLGLEELLASVVRSINSERSFNGTVRKDFVISIGEFIHNQLTALDHTANNDDEILSTLPALVALRNGCKSRVEFSRLAAMTSDGTLTIKDGQCKEATENEDEDEKLARLLQDEEEWKMNKKQRGKHENSQKNVYIKICETEIANDYPMPAYYKPSSVEMDEYMLDSEDAMLVEELPTRILNNWALYNSDARLIPLELIPMKAGAENDIVIFGSGFMREDDHNFCSTAESTQSSSSSSKSDQEDKGIAVYLSPIKEWVVEFGGEMICILIRTDIAWYKLRQPTKQYAPWCDTVLKTARLAVSVIALLKEQTRASKLAFADVVKRVAEFEKGHCAFISTNAALVERYVVVHGQIILQQFASYPERTIQQSAFITGLLAKMEERRHIKLAMKKKNQATRGENLNPSANMGPILKRKLMRATTTGLISKIWSDYYATHFPEDSKEGDENDDQKEIEEEQEENEDDDAEVEVKVDEEAVFRTPPSTRSKKSSTNACKEIEWEGQTVGKTLSGEVLYKCARVRDLSIAVGGAVTLEDDSGETIMCFVEYMHEKHDGTQMIHGRILQKGSHTVLGNAANEREVFFTNGCLEFETSDIKESVSVNFQQVPWGHKCRKEHLEAIKMERAKAEDRKRKGLPVEYICKSLYCPEKGAFFSLPSDKLGTGTGRCSSCEEREAVGDEFKILSETSFVLKNVTYSVHDFLYIRPEFFSEVEGQGTYKAGRNVGLKPYVVCHLQSIKASAGSKKANPESTKVSVRRLYRPDDISSAKAYSSDIREVYYSEDVVSVPVVMIEGKCEVTAKNDLPNPNLPVVVDHAFYCEYLYDPKTGALKQLPTNVKLTILTRKAQAVKKNKGKQICDVLQADSDKQKNVTPENCLATLDIFAGCGGLSEGLQLSGASRTKWAIEYEEPAGDAFGENHPEAVVFVENCNVILKYAATFPPFGRTKPIIPVSPNSHVTICLCRAIMDKCGDVDDCISTTEASERAAKLSDEKIKNLPVPGEVEFINGGPPCQGFSGMNRFNQSPWSKVQCEMILAFLSFAEYFRPRFFLLENVRNFVSFNKGQTFRLTLASLLEMGYQVRFGILEAGAYGVAQSRKRAFIWAAAPGETLPDWPEPMHVFSSPELKINLPEGKYYAAAKSTAGGAPFRSITVRDTIGDLPPVENGASKPTIPYASEPVSWFQKKIRGDASSLSDHIAKEMNELNLIRCKHIPKRPGCDWHDLPDEKVKLSTGQTVELIPWCLPNTAKRHNQWKGLYGRLDWEGNFPTSVTDPQPMGKVGMCFHPDQDRIITVRECARSQGFPDGYHFAGNIQSKHRQIGNAVPPPLSYMLGRKLKQAIDGKP